One window of the Dendropsophus ebraccatus isolate aDenEbr1 chromosome 12, aDenEbr1.pat, whole genome shotgun sequence genome contains the following:
- the LOC138769620 gene encoding indolethylamine N-methyltransferase-like, with translation METAFTDKDTYQDFFDPEEYLNTYYTPKSGILVLDGFLDFALKKLHEYFTTRGVKGKTLIDIGHGPTIYQDLSACEAFDEIIGADYTDRNREYYERSLRNEPGTFDWTNVIQKVCDMEGKGTSVEEKRQKLKNTVKKTLKCDVLKSNPLEPLVMPKADCLLTVGCLGFACSDLDTYRNVLKNLSSLLKVGGHVIIGELLNCSPYLSGDKMFFSLVLTEEFLRSAITETGFEIVDLEVSDRKYDMNQFCKYDSTLLVLARKVRDV, from the exons ATGGAGACAGCCTTTACCGACAAAGATACTTATCAAGATTTCTTTGATCCAGAAGAATACTTAAATACGTATTATACCCCGAAATCGGGAATTCTTGTGCTCGACGGATTTTTAGATTTCGCACTAAAGAAGCTTCATGAGTATTTTACTACAA gaggtgtaaagggtaaaacaTTGATTGATATTGGGCATGGACCTACCATTTATCAGGACCTCTCCGCTTGTGAAGCTTTTGATGAGATCATCGGTGCCGACTATACTGATCGCAACCGAGAATACTATGAAAGAAGCCTGAGAAATGAACCTGGAACATTTGACTGGACCAATGTGATTCAAAAAGTCTGTGACATGGAAGGAAAAGG GACATCAGTGGAAGAGAAGAGACAGAAGCTTAAAAACACAGTGAAGAAAACTCTGAAATGTGATGTCCTCAAGAGCAACCCATTAGAGCCATTGGTTATGCCCAAGGCTGACTGCTTGTTAACTGTTGGCTGTCTGGGGTTTGCTTGCAGTGATCTGGATACCTATCGAAATGTGCTTAAAAATCTCTCTTCTTTGTTAAAAGTAGGAGGTCACGTGATCATAGGTGAGCTCCTTAACTGTAGCCCATACTTATCAGGAGATAAGATGTTCTTCTCTCTGGTGCTAACAGAGGAGTTTTTGAGAAGTGCCATAACTGAGACGGGTTTTGAGATTGTAGATCTGGAAGTCAGCGACAGAAAGTATGACATGAATCAGTTTTGCAAATATGACTCAACTTTGTTGGTTCTTGCTCGCAAAGTAAGAGATGTTTAG